CTGCTCAAGCCACACTAGAGGGCGGTAAAACCCCGGCACGGTGGTTTCGGGCCGGGGGCGCAGCAGCACCGCCGCCACAGCGCGCGCCACCACCCCAGGCCCCGGCATGGGCAGGCGGGCGCGGGCCGTCATCTCACTTCTGACAAAGCCCGGCGCCACCAGGCTGACCGTCACGCCGCTGCCCAGCAGCTCTCGGCGCAGCGCCAGCGAGAAGCCGCGCAGACCAAACTTGCTGGCCGAATACAGGCCGTTCGTGGCCGCGCGCCCCGCCACCGAACCGATATTGACGATGTGCCCGCTGCCGCGCGCGCGCATGGCGGGCAGCACCAGCCGGGTCAGCTCAATGGGCGCCTCCAGATTCACGCGCAGCACCCGCAGGGGATCGGGATCGTCCCACCACCAACCGCGCTCTACGGTGACGCCCGCGTTGTTCACCAGCACGTCAATGCGCCCAAAATGGGCCAGCGCGGCCGCAACCAGCGCGCGGCGAGAGGCGTCGTCGGTCACGTCGGC
The Deinococcus betulae DNA segment above includes these coding regions:
- a CDS encoding SDR family NAD(P)-dependent oxidoreductase, which produces MEAHNTEAPAAAPTARPVVLLTGASSGIGRATAEELADLGYALVLAARRADDLRALARRLDASGGRVIAVPADVTDDASRRALVAAALAHFGRIDVLVNNAGVTVERGWWWDDPDPLRVLRVNLEAPIELTRLVLPAMRARGSGHIVNIGSVAGRAATNGLYSASKFGLRGFSLALRRELLGSGVTVSLVAPGFVRSEMTARARLPMPGPGVVARAVAAVLLRPRPETTVPGFYRPLVWLEQLFPALGDWVVQRLIWRRYDHVPRGPA